In Nicotiana tabacum cultivar K326 chromosome 17, ASM71507v2, whole genome shotgun sequence, one DNA window encodes the following:
- the LOC107788419 gene encoding uncharacterized protein At3g28850: MGCATSKPKVCHKCRAPCSPVRRSYSMHDDSYHHLVALTSSTLGSLKLDPLNQSQSIKDDRSSFGHYDNDEVMKSCKEEFAMGLIEAKTWSQMINEKIPKVIPKTPIRTPPGEPETINTWELMEGLEDSSPLKLSHHVRSFSFHVSPNPVPSLYDLPTPRVKDHIEGSPKPLWEEITEDETNSNSNDTSIVSEFDPEVISTLRKALEDLPPANPFHLKALISENLQVSADKEDSFEKTDIITDVKKVNGEVTENKVCKDKLVVYFTSLRGVRKTYEDCCHVRVILKGLGVKIDERDVSMHSGFKEELKELLGNEYSRGGLPRIFLGKKYTGGADEIRRMNEDGKLEKFVENCERVEDGAGYGGCNCEACGDVRFVPCETCSGSCKIYYEADYEEDEENDELDEDEYGFQRCPDCNENGLIRCPICCDY; the protein is encoded by the coding sequence ATGGGTTGTGCAACTTCAAAGCCAAAAGTATGCCACAAGTGCCGAGCCCCATGTTCACCGGTGCGCCGGAGCTACTCAATGCACGACGACAGCTACCACCATCTGGTGGCGCTCACTTCCTCCACGTTAGGATCTCTGAAGCTCGATCCACTCAACCAGAGTCAATCTATAAAAGACGATCGATCTTCTTTTGGCCATTATGATAATGATGAAGTTATGAAGAGTTGCAAAGAAGAGTTCGCTATGGGTTTAATTGAGGCAAAAACATGGTCTCAAATGATCAATGAGAAAATCCCAAAAGTAATTCCCAAAACCCCCATTAGAACTCCACCTGGCGAACCAGAAACTATCAATACTTGGGAATTAATGGAAGGTCTTGAAGATAGCAGTCCGCTAAAACTTTCTCACCACGTCCGCAGCTTTTCTTTTCATGTTTCTCCTAATCCAGTTCCTTCTCTATACGATCTGCCTACACCCAGAGTGAAAGATCACATTGAAGGATCTCCAAAGCCATTGTGGGAGGAGATAACTGAAGATGAAACGAACTCAAATTCAAACGACACGTCTATCGTCTCTGAGTTTGATCCTGAAGTAATTTCTACTTTAAGAAAAGCATTAGAAGATCTCCCGCCCGCAAATCCATTTCACCTTAAAGCATTAATTAGTGAAAATCTCCAGGTGTCAGCCGACAAGGAAGATTCGTTCGAGAAAACGGATATCATAACGGATGTGAAGAAAGTAAATGGGGAAGTAACAGAGAACAAGGTTTGTAAAGATAAACTAGTTGTTTATTTCACGAGCCTAAGAGGCGTGAGGAAAACATACGAGGATTGTTGTCATGTTCGTGTGATATTAAAGGGACTAGGTGTGAAAATCGACGAGAGAGATGTATCGATGCATTCGGGGTTTAAAGAAGAGCTGAAAGAATTACTGGGAAATGAATACAGTAGAGGGGGATTGCCTAGGATATTTTTGGGGAAAAAATATACAGGTGGAGCTGATGAAATAAGGCGAATGAACGAGGATGGGAAACTCGAGAAGTTTGTAGAGAATTGTGAAAGAGTTGAGGATGGTGCTGGATATGGAGGTTGTAATTGTGAGGCCTGTGGAGATGTTAGATTTGTACCATGTGAGACATGCTCGGGGAGCTGTAAAATATATTATGAAGCAGAttatgaagaagatgaagaaaatgaCGAATTGGATGAAGATGAATATGGCTTCCAACGATGTCCAGATTGCAATGAGAATGGGCTAATTCGATGTCCAATTTGTTGTGATTATTAA
- the LOC107788418 gene encoding transcription factor PRE6 → MSSRRSRQSSSAGSSRISDDQIIDLVSKLQQLLPEIRTRRSNKASASKVLQETCNYIRNLNREVDDLSDRLSQLLSTIDADSPEAAIIRSLLM, encoded by the exons atGTCAAGCAGAAGGTCAAGACAGTCGTCATCAGCAGGTTCCTCAAGAATTTCAGATGATCAGATAATTGACCTCGTATCCAAGTTGCAACAACTTCTTCCTGAGATTCGAACCCGCCGCTCCAACAAG GCATCGGCATCAAAGGTGCTACAAGAAACTTGCAACTACATAAGAAATTTGAATAGAGAAGTGGATGATCTTAGTGATCGCCTTTCTCAATTACTCTCCACCATTGATGCTGATAGTCCAGAAGCTGCAATCATTCGGAGTTTATTAATGTAA